The Deltaproteobacteria bacterium sequence GCGTTTTTATAGAAAATGGCGTTATTTTGGGAAATCATGTCACGGTTAAAAATGGGGTGCAGCTATATACCGGTGTAACTACAGAAGATTATGTATTTATTGGTCCCAATGCTACTTTTACCAATGATTTACGGCCTCGTGTTGCTCATCCGGTACCACTTGATCAATATGCAAAGACACACCTTGCTTATGGTACTAGTATCGGTGCTAACGCCACTATTATTGCTGGAAACAATATCGGAAGATATGCGCTAATTGGTGCTGGTACAGTTGTTACTCATGATGTACCAGCATACGCATTGATTGTGGGTAATCCTGGCCGCCAAATTGGCTGGGTATGTGAATGCTCTGCACGTCTTGATAATGACTATAAGTGCCCAAAGTGTTTAAAAAGATATGGTTTCACTAAAAGTCAGACTGGACTTTATGAATTAGCAACCTAAATCATAAACATTAAACTTCGCGTGTTAGACCGACAACTTGCCGTAAATCACAATAGACGGCATAGTGCTTTCAATACTAGCAGTTCTGGCATGTAAATTTTCATGCATTTTTTATGGTGTCGGCTAATAATATCGTAAGTTGATGTGCATTGATAATGCACCGCATAAAATGGTAAGGGGTTATATACACGAAGATTTTTTTAAAATTAACAAAGAGGCAATAATGGCTGAAAGCAAAAAAAAAGCACCCCCAATTGAACACGCACTCACAAAACCAGGTGAGACAGACGGTATAATTGTAATTCCTGAAGAATTACCAGTTCTTACATTACGTAACACGGTGCTTTTTCCTGGTTCTATTGTACCCCTTGGGATCGGTCGACCCAAGACCGTTCGTTTGGTAGAAGAGAGTATTAAAGACAATGGCATTGTTGCAGTAGTAGCACAGCGTGATCCTGAGGTTGATGACCCGGTTCCGGCAGATTTATATTCAATGGGTTGTGCGGCTCGTTTAGTAAAGTTGGTAAAAGCTTCAAAAGACAACTTTTCGGTAGTAGTACAGGGACTTTCGCGAGTGCGAATGTCAGAATATACTCAATCTCTACCATACTTAAAAGCCAGGCTTAGTGCTGTTGAAGATGTAACGACGAACCAGGTTGAGGTCGAAGCATTAACTATGTCGTTAAAAAAGACAGCACGTGAAGTTTTAAGGCTTATTCCTGAATTGCCACCGTCGGCCGCTGAGTTGTTAGAAAGAGTAGATGATGCAGGCGTATTAGCAGATTTAATTGCATCAAACGTTGAAGCATCGGTTGATGAAAAACAATCTGTGCTTGAGACGATTGAACTAGTCTCGCGCATGCGTAGAGTACTTGAACTTTTATCTCGGCAACTCGAAGTATTAAAACTTTCTAATAAAATTAGCTCTCAAGTTAAGGGAGAGATGTCGAAAACTCAGCGTGAATATTATCTGCGCCAACAATTGAAAGCGATTAAAGAAGAGTTAGGAGAAGGTGATGATAGTGATGATGATTTGGCGGAGTTAGAAACTAGAGTTAATGATGCTAAACTTCCTGAAGAAGCTGATAAAGCAGCACGCAAGGAATTGCGACGGTTACGTAATATGTCGCCATCTCAAGCTGAATATACCGTAGCTCGTACATATGTGGAGTGGTTGTGCGATTTGCCATGGAGCAAATGGACTTCTGATCGCATAGAATTAAAAGAAGTACGTGAAGTTTTAGATGCAGATCACTATGGTTTAGAGAAGATTAAAAAACGTATTATTGAATACCTTGCGGTACGAAAACTGAAAAGCGATATGAAGGGCCCGATTTTATGTTTTGTTGGACCTCCAGGTACTGGCAAAACTTCATTAGGGCAATCAATTGCTCGTGCTATGGGGCGAAAGTTTGTGCGTGTTGCTATGGGTGGCGTGCGTGATGAAGCTGAAATACGTGGCCATCGCAGAACTTATGTCGGGGCACTGCCGGGTAGAATTATTCAGAATATGAAAAAAGCGGCAGCGAATAATCCGGTATTTGTTCTCGATGAAGTTGATAAATTAGCACATGATTTTCGTGGTGATCCATCCTCAGCATTACTTGAGGTTCTTGATCCAGAACAAAACCATACTTTTGCAGATCACTACATTGATGTTCCTTTTGATCTGTCAAAGAGTTTTTTTATTGCTACAGCCAATCAACTTGATCCTGTTCCTGCGGCACTCAAAGATCGTCTCGAGATTCTTGAGTTACCTGGGTATACACATGAAGAGAAGTTAGAAATTGCTAAGCGTCATTTATTCCCTAAAGCGCTTGAAGAACATGGCTTATCAAAAGATAAATTAGATATAACCGATGAAGCAGTAAAAGAGATGATAGCTACTTATACACGCGAAGCAGGTGTTCGTAATCTCAAACGTGAATTGGCTTCAGTTTGTCGCGGCGTTGCTGTTATGTTTGCTGAGGGAGAGACTGAAAAACGTATAATTGAGAAAAAAGATCTTGAGCCAATTTTAGGGCCAGAGAAGTTTTTCAATGAAGTAGCCGAGCGCACTGAAATTTCTGGTGTTGCTACTGGCCTTGCGTGGACAGCTGTTGGTGGCGATATACTTTTTATCGAAGCAACAAAAATGGCTGGCAAAGGTGGACTGACACTTACTGGCCAACTTGGTGATGTTATGAAAGAGTCAGCGCAAGCTGCGCTTTCATATGCAAGATCGCAAGCAGGAACGCTTGGGATCAGTGATGAGCTATTTCACAAGTTTGATCTACATGTTCACGTTCCTGCTGGTGCTATACCAAAAGATGGTCCTAGTGCCGGTGTTACTATGCTTACAGCGCTAGTTTCACTGCTTACAGGTATTAAAGTGCGTGCAGATGTTGCCATGACTGGTGAAATCACATTACGTGGCAATGTATTGCCAGTCGGAGGTATTAAAGAAAAAGTCCTTGCAGCAAAAAGAGCAGGGGTTAAACGAATAATTTTGCCAGCACGTAATAAAAAAGATCTAACTGAAATCCCCCCAGCTAATCTTGAAGGTATTGAATTTGAATATGCGCACCGTATCGATGAAGTGCTTAAAGCCGCTTTAATAAGTCAGCCTATTCCATTAACAACAGTTACATCAACAGAAGCACCTTCAACTGAGCCTGTGCTACCCAATTAATACCGTAATATTATCAATAAGTTGGTTCATTTAAGGGTAAGTCGCAGACAGGATTTCTGCGAGCACATGGCCGTAAGTAGCGGATTTCGTGAAGATCGACGGGAGACATTTAGGGGCACTCCCTACATACGCCGAACTCATTGTAATTACAGATGATCATGAATGCTTTTATAAATGCAATAAGTCAGGGAGTCTGACAAATTAATTCTTGTCGACTTGCACGACAACTGGCAGTATGCCTGCGGTTATTAGACCAAAAAGAGGCTGTAGGATTATCGGGATGCTTATTTTGTAGAGGTGGCTGTTCTTCCCATGAAATTCGCAACTTCGTAACTTTGTAACAAGGAGAGAGACGTAATGAAGAGTAAAGCCCTCAAGTTCCTGATGGCTATATTGTGCGTAGGTATATTTGCAGGTACTGCTAGTGCTGCAGAGAAAGTTAAGTTAACTGTCTGGGGACGTGATCTCTTAGACGGTCAACCTGACCACGCTTACGTAACCGCCTTAATTAAAAACTTTCAAGCAGCGAATCCAAATATTGAGCTTGAATACATTCCACTAGGTGACCCAGGTCTCGCAGATAAAACCAAGATTGCAATGGCCAATAACACTGCACCAGATATTGTTCAAAGCTGGGGTGGTTCAGTTATGGGCGGTTATGCTGATGCTGGTCGTCTCCTCGACCTTACCAATGAACTGAAGAAGGTGCCAGGCAGTGCTGCGGCACGCGGTGCTATGACCTGGAAGGGTAAAATCTATGGCGTCGCACCTTTCTTTGCAATCGCGGGTATTTTTGCAAATGAAAAACTGTTTAAAGAAAACGGTCTTAAAATGCCAAAAAGTGTTGCTGACATTGAGAAGGCCGCTGATAAACTAATGAAAAAAGGCATTCAACCTTTTGCCTGCGGTGCAAAAGATAAATGGCCGCCGCTTGCTTTATATATGTACTTAGTTAATCGTTATGGTGGCGATGCTTTCGGGCTGGCGCAGTCACGTAAGGCGCGTTTTGATTCTGACGCTTTTGTTAAAGCTGCTCAGAAGTACCAAGATTGGGTTAAAAAGGGCTATTTCGGCAATAAACCTCTTGGTGAAGGTTACGGCGATGCTCAACAGCAAATGGCCACAGGCAAAGCAGCTATGCACGTGACTGGTTCATGGATGTGCGCTCAATATTCCAATCCTAAATTCACTGATCAACCTCTCGGTTTTTATGCCTTCCCTGCTCTTAAAGGCGGCAAAGGTAAAGTAACTGATATCATGGGTATGACTGACATCGGCTTCATTGCCAGTAAGAAATCCGAAGCGAAAAAAGCAGCGGTGGTAAAATTTATGAAATTCGCTATGAGTGTTGACGCAGGTTCAAAGGAGCCTGGTCGTATTAGCTCAGTGCCAGGTGTTAAAGCCCCAAGTAAGATGACTGGTATGGCTTCAGCAGTTTTCGCTAAGGCAAAGAGTGTTCAGTTCTGGTGGGATCAAGATCTTCCACCAACTGTTACTTCTCCTTTAAATGACACAATTCAATTTTTCTTCTTGGCGGACACCGACGTTAAGTCAGCGTTAACCAAGTTTGAAGAGCTTGTTGAAGAAAACGTTGGTCCAGTTGAGAAGTAACTAAGCCAAAAAAGTAGCTGGGCGAAAGCGCAGCAACAGGGCACTCTTTTAGCGTTTCGATTGCGATGGCTCCTCTTAAATAACCTACATTTAAAGAAGAGCCATCGTTTTTTTAAACGACGGGAGGAAGGTCTGTGAAGCTGAGATTATCTATTAAAGCACAACGGACAGCTTTCATTATTCTTTTTTTGCTGCCAGCTTTCGCTTTTTTAGGGATGTTCCTTTACTATCCTATCGAAGAGACATTTCGAATTTCGTTAATGCGTTCAACTGGTTTAGGTAATGACCAGTTTATTGGCTTAAAAAATTATATTCGTCTATTTAGCAATGAAGAATTTCGCGCAGGTTTATGGCATGTGCTCGTGTGGGCTTTTTGGAGTATTGTTATTCAGATCCCACTAGCTTTTATTGTCGCTTTTTCTTTAACTTTTTATAAGAACAAACTCACAGGGCCTTTGCGAGCTATTTACTATTTAGCAAATGTATTACCTTCTGCCATTGTTGCAATGCTCGGCCAATTCGTATTTGCTCCCAACTACGGTATAATCAATAGAATTGCAGAGGTGCTCCATATACCTTGGATTATGGAGATTGATTTTTTTGGAAATCCATCAATTGCTTTTTGGACAGTTTTCACTGTTGCTACGTGGACATATACTGGATTCCCTATCGTATTTTTAATGGCTCGCATTGAGCAAATTCCTAGAGAAATCCGTGATGCTGCAGAACTTGATGGGGTCACAGGATGGACCTATGCTCGTTATATTGTTATCCCATCATTGTCGTATCCACTGCGTATTTTAGCGGTGTTATGTACAGTTGGTAGTTTAAAACTTTTCGATTTACCTTATCTACTTACTAGGGGCGGTCCTGGCCACGCTACAGTAACGCTAGGTATTACCCTTTATCGTGATGGTTTTATTAATTGGCAATATGGTAAGGCTGCAGCAATTGGTGTAGTTATTTTCATTCTTTCGCTTGGTTTTACAATCCTGCAGTTCTCTTGGGGTAAATCACGAAAAGAGGAATCCTAATGGAGCAGAAAGAAAATAGTGCGCAAACTCAAAGCGCAGAAAAACAATTAAGCCCTAAGGCACCTAAAGTTCGTGGTGAACCATTCTTTCGCTATGGTATCGCCGAATTTTTAGCGACTGCAATGTTGATTGGTTTAGCTCTTGCGGTTTTGCTTCCTTTAGGCTTGCCATGGTTGTTTGTTTTTAAGACTCAGCTTGAATATGCCTACAACCCTTGGAGTCTCCCTAAAGAGTTACTGTGGGAAAATTTCAGTATGGCCTGGGAGACAATTCAAATAGGGCAAGGCTTTATAAATACGTTAATAGTATGTGCTGGGGCGATTGCTTGCACAATTCCACCAGCAGCAATGGCAGGGTATATTTTTGCACGCTTTCAAAGCAAATACACTGAAATAGCCTTTTACGCGATAATGGCTGGTTACTTTGTTCCGGTACAGATGGTTTTAGTACCGTTATATAAAATGAATATAAGTCTTGGGATGACCGATACTCTCTATGGCTTGTTTTTGCCTATGGCAGCATTTGGTATACCGTTTTGGACACTTATTTATCGTTCATTTTTCAGGAGTTTGCCAAAAGACCTGGTCGATGCTGCTCATATTGACGGTGCTGGTGAGACCAGAACATTTTTTTCAGTAATGCTACCACTTGCTGCTCCTGCAACTATTTTGGCAACTATTTTGGTTTTCATTGGTGCCTGGAGCGATTACATACTTAGTCTTATTCTACTAAATGATCAGAATAAATTTACTATTCAACTTCGTGTTGCCCAGTTTATGAATGCTTATGGTACTGATCGTATGCCTCGTTATGCCGCCGCATTAATTATTTCTGCGGCTCCAACATTGCTGCTTTATGTTTTAGGATATCGCTGGATTATTCGGGGTACACTCGCTGGAGCTATTAAAGAATAAATTAAAATTACCGTCGTTGTTCTTTGTCATTTTGAGATGGATTATTAGGTTGTTGGTCAGTGATTTTCACATCAGATTGATGTGAAGTTTCGGTTTTTTTCACCGATAAATTAGTAGTATTTGAAATTGAGCGAACTTCGTTACTCTCTCGTTGAATACGAATTTTTTGTACTCGCGGACCTGAAACGTCTATTATATCAAATATATATCCTTGTTGAACAACGCGATCACCAGCTCGAGGTAATCGCCCTATACGCTCCATAAGATATCCAGCTAAAGTATGTGAACTTTCAGATGCTAAACCAATATGTAAGTTTTCTTCTACTTCTTCTAAAGTAGCGACTCCTTCGACTTCAAACGCTCCTCCAGGCAAAGATACAACTTCCATAGTATCATTGTTGTTAAATTCGCCCATGACAGCAATTACTACATCTGCTGCGGTGACAATTCCTGAAGCACTACCATACTCATCAACGACAATTGCCATTTTTACATTATGGGCGCGCAATTCAGACAAAACTCGCTCTGCCGACATCATTTCAGGCAAGTAGACAGGAGAAGTGGCAATCATACGCAAATCGACTTCGCTATTGCTTTGGCAGCTAAAAAGGGCACGTCGGATATCAATAATACCAATGACATCATCAAGCTCACGTTCGCATAGTGGAAATCGAGTGTGTCCCGCTTCCATGGCGCGAGTTAAATTGCTTTGCCAGTTTAAATTAGCATCTAAGATATTAACTTCGCTGCGAGGTATCATTAAATGACGAGCAGTTTTGGTGGGAAGGCTTAGAGCTTTGCTAAGCAAAGCAGCACGTGAGGGTTCAAGCAAACCAGCAGAACGAGCCTGTGATAATATGATGCGAATTTCTTCTTCAGAATGACCATCATTGAGGTTTTTTGTCGGTGCCAAACGACATAAGTGCAACACAATAGTAGCAAGTTTGTTGAGACTAAAAATAAACGGATAGAACAGTACATAAAAAAGACG is a genomic window containing:
- a CDS encoding N-acetyltransferase; this translates as MAANEKQNSSAKSHRIKSTISRKKKITITKKRKQPHPKDHEKAFFVHPKSIIDKGAQIGLRTRIWAFAHVLNGAIIGSDCNICDCVFIENGVILGNHVTVKNGVQLYTGVTTEDYVFIGPNATFTNDLRPRVAHPVPLDQYAKTHLAYGTSIGANATIIAGNNIGRYALIGAGTVVTHDVPAYALIVGNPGRQIGWVCECSARLDNDYKCPKCLKRYGFTKSQTGLYELAT
- the lon gene encoding endopeptidase La, whose amino-acid sequence is MAESKKKAPPIEHALTKPGETDGIIVIPEELPVLTLRNTVLFPGSIVPLGIGRPKTVRLVEESIKDNGIVAVVAQRDPEVDDPVPADLYSMGCAARLVKLVKASKDNFSVVVQGLSRVRMSEYTQSLPYLKARLSAVEDVTTNQVEVEALTMSLKKTAREVLRLIPELPPSAAELLERVDDAGVLADLIASNVEASVDEKQSVLETIELVSRMRRVLELLSRQLEVLKLSNKISSQVKGEMSKTQREYYLRQQLKAIKEELGEGDDSDDDLAELETRVNDAKLPEEADKAARKELRRLRNMSPSQAEYTVARTYVEWLCDLPWSKWTSDRIELKEVREVLDADHYGLEKIKKRIIEYLAVRKLKSDMKGPILCFVGPPGTGKTSLGQSIARAMGRKFVRVAMGGVRDEAEIRGHRRTYVGALPGRIIQNMKKAAANNPVFVLDEVDKLAHDFRGDPSSALLEVLDPEQNHTFADHYIDVPFDLSKSFFIATANQLDPVPAALKDRLEILELPGYTHEEKLEIAKRHLFPKALEEHGLSKDKLDITDEAVKEMIATYTREAGVRNLKRELASVCRGVAVMFAEGETEKRIIEKKDLEPILGPEKFFNEVAERTEISGVATGLAWTAVGGDILFIEATKMAGKGGLTLTGQLGDVMKESAQAALSYARSQAGTLGISDELFHKFDLHVHVPAGAIPKDGPSAGVTMLTALVSLLTGIKVRADVAMTGEITLRGNVLPVGGIKEKVLAAKRAGVKRIILPARNKKDLTEIPPANLEGIEFEYAHRIDEVLKAALISQPIPLTTVTSTEAPSTEPVLPN
- a CDS encoding extracellular solute-binding protein, encoding MKSKALKFLMAILCVGIFAGTASAAEKVKLTVWGRDLLDGQPDHAYVTALIKNFQAANPNIELEYIPLGDPGLADKTKIAMANNTAPDIVQSWGGSVMGGYADAGRLLDLTNELKKVPGSAAARGAMTWKGKIYGVAPFFAIAGIFANEKLFKENGLKMPKSVADIEKAADKLMKKGIQPFACGAKDKWPPLALYMYLVNRYGGDAFGLAQSRKARFDSDAFVKAAQKYQDWVKKGYFGNKPLGEGYGDAQQQMATGKAAMHVTGSWMCAQYSNPKFTDQPLGFYAFPALKGGKGKVTDIMGMTDIGFIASKKSEAKKAAVVKFMKFAMSVDAGSKEPGRISSVPGVKAPSKMTGMASAVFAKAKSVQFWWDQDLPPTVTSPLNDTIQFFFLADTDVKSALTKFEELVEENVGPVEK
- a CDS encoding sugar ABC transporter permease, whose protein sequence is MKLRLSIKAQRTAFIILFLLPAFAFLGMFLYYPIEETFRISLMRSTGLGNDQFIGLKNYIRLFSNEEFRAGLWHVLVWAFWSIVIQIPLAFIVAFSLTFYKNKLTGPLRAIYYLANVLPSAIVAMLGQFVFAPNYGIINRIAEVLHIPWIMEIDFFGNPSIAFWTVFTVATWTYTGFPIVFLMARIEQIPREIRDAAELDGVTGWTYARYIVIPSLSYPLRILAVLCTVGSLKLFDLPYLLTRGGPGHATVTLGITLYRDGFINWQYGKAAAIGVVIFILSLGFTILQFSWGKSRKEES
- a CDS encoding carbohydrate ABC transporter permease, with the translated sequence MEQKENSAQTQSAEKQLSPKAPKVRGEPFFRYGIAEFLATAMLIGLALAVLLPLGLPWLFVFKTQLEYAYNPWSLPKELLWENFSMAWETIQIGQGFINTLIVCAGAIACTIPPAAMAGYIFARFQSKYTEIAFYAIMAGYFVPVQMVLVPLYKMNISLGMTDTLYGLFLPMAAFGIPFWTLIYRSFFRSLPKDLVDAAHIDGAGETRTFFSVMLPLAAPATILATILVFIGAWSDYILSLILLNDQNKFTIQLRVAQFMNAYGTDRMPRYAAALIISAAPTLLLYVLGYRWIIRGTLAGAIKE
- a CDS encoding HlyC/CorC family transporter produces the protein MATEFAIVKVRPTRIEELNRQGRPGSTTARRIIANLDAYLSATQLGITLASLGLGWIGEPAFARIIEPVLAWFGIVDQVWVHRIALASAFGLITVLHIVLGELTPKSLAILRSESVALSVAYPMRLFYVLFYPFIFSLNKLATIVLHLCRLAPTKNLNDGHSEEEIRIILSQARSAGLLEPSRAALLSKALSLPTKTARHLMIPRSEVNILDANLNWQSNLTRAMEAGHTRFPLCERELDDVIGIIDIRRALFSCQSNSEVDLRMIATSPVYLPEMMSAERVLSELRAHNVKMAIVVDEYGSASGIVTAADVVIAVMGEFNNNDTMEVVSLPGGAFEVEGVATLEEVEENLHIGLASESSHTLAGYLMERIGRLPRAGDRVVQQGYIFDIIDVSGPRVQKIRIQRESNEVRSISNTTNLSVKKTETSHQSDVKITDQQPNNPSQNDKEQRR